A genomic window from Silene latifolia isolate original U9 population chromosome Y, ASM4854445v1, whole genome shotgun sequence includes:
- the LOC141633964 gene encoding protochlorophyllide reductase-like codes for MALQAACLVPSSVLLHKEGKYGSFKKTSFLGVPVSDHLKAEAHFPSLRIKQSRTGIIRAQTVTASPSISQATSGDKKTLRKGNVIITGASSGLGLATAKSLALLGNWHVTMACRDFLKAEKAAKRVGIPKDNYTIMHLDLASLESVRQFVDNFRRSGQSLDVLVCNAAVYLPTAKEPTFTAEGFELSVGTNHLGHFLLARLLLDDLKQSDYPSKRLIIVGSITGNTNTIAGNVPPKANLGDLRGLSGGLNGVNTSPMIDGGEFDGAKAYKDSKVCNMLTMQEFHRQFHEETGVTFASLYPGCIAETGLFRNHVALFRTLFPPFQKYITKGYVSEEEAGNRLAQVVSDPSLTKSGVYWSWNNNSNSFENQLSKEASDAEKARKLWEVSEKLVGLAS; via the exons ATGGCATTACAAGCAGCTTGTTTGGTGCCCTCCTCTGTTTTACTCCACAAAGAG GGTAAATATGGTAGCTTTAAGAAGACATCTTTTCTTGGTGTTCCAGTGTCGGACCATTTGAAAGCTGAAGCTCATTTCCCCTCTCTCAGGATTAAG CAATCTCGAACTGGGATTATCAGAGCCCAAACCGTGACTGCATCCCCATCGATTAGCCAAGCAACGTCTGGTGACAAGAAGACCCTAAGAAAGGGTAATGTCATAATTACAGGGGCCTCATCTGGGTTAGGCTTGGCCACAGCCAAGTCTCTAGCCTTGTTAGGAAATTGGCATGTAACCATGGCTTGCAGGGATTTCCTAAAGGCAGAAAAGGCTGCCAAGAGAGTTGGAATACCTAAAGACAACTACACAATCATGCATCTtgaccttgcctcccttgaaagtGTTCGACAGTTTGTTGATAACTTCCGTCGTTCTGGTCAATCACTTGATGTTTTGGTCTGTAATGCTGCGGTCTATTTGCCTACTGCCAAGGAACCTACTTTCACTGCTGAAGGGTTTGAGCTTAGTGTTGGAACCAACCATCTCGGACATTTTCTTTTGGCAAGGTTGCTCCTTGATGATTTGAAGCAATCTGATTATCCATCAAAGCGTCTTATTATTGTTGGATCCATTACAG GAAACACGAATACGATAGCTGGGAATGTACCGCCAAAGGCAAACCTCGGCGATTTGAGAGGACTTTCAGGAGGGTTGAATGGAGTAAACACCTCACCCATGATTGATGGAGGTGAATTTGATGGAGCAAAAGCATACAAAGACAGCAAAGTCTGCAACATGCTCACGATGCAAGAGTTCCATAGGCAATTCCATGAAGAAACAGGGGTCACCTTCGCTTCTCTTTACCCGGGTTGCATTGCTGAAACCGGTCTGTTCAGAAATCATGTAGCATTGTTCAGAACACTTTTCCCTCCATTCCAGAAGTACATCACCAAAGGTTATGTTTCTGAAGAGGAAGCCGGCAATAGGCTTGCCCAG GTGGTGAGTGATCCGAGCTTGACGAAATCTGGGGTTTACTGGAGCTGGAACAATAATTCTAATTCGTTTGAGAACCAGTTGTCTAAAGAAGCCAGTGATGCAGAGAAAGCCAGAAAGTTGTGGGAAGTTAGTGAAAAGTTGGTTGGATTGGCATCATAG